A genome region from Erigeron canadensis isolate Cc75 chromosome 3, C_canadensis_v1, whole genome shotgun sequence includes the following:
- the LOC122591217 gene encoding probable carboxylesterase 12, with the protein MAESTTDQIIKEIPGFIRVYKDGRFLKLTGTDVVAPGLDLSTNVQSKDVVVSHDTPLSVRLYVPMNANPNVKKLPLLIYYHGGGFVVETASSPTYQNFLNLVASESNVVIVSVDYRTAPQYPVPACFQDSWDAIMWAMQHVDGNGPESWLNEYADFGNVFMAGDSAGANIIHHMAIRIGSEEPDRVVNLRGIMLLNPFFWGKDRMKSEEEHPWQSVLGDLWMLAHPETSGFDDPLINPDKDPKVSDLKCPRVLVCVAGIDILKDRGLYYKDILAKNGWIGEIEVVEHKGEDHLFFLFKPTSENAINLRKRISTFINHANGN; encoded by the coding sequence ATGGCTGAATCAACAACAGATCAAATCATCAAAGAAATTCCGGGCTTCATTCGAGTCTACAAAGATGGCCGGTTCCTAAAACTTACCGGCACTGATGTCGTTGCACCTGGCCTTGATCTTTCTACTAACGTCCAATCTAAAGACGTTGTTGTCTCACATGATACACCTCTTTCCGTTAGGCTTTACGTTCCCATGAACGCAAATCCTAACGTAAAGAAACTACCCCTTTTAATCTACTACCATGGAGGTGGTTTCGTTGTAGAAACCGCCTCCTCACCAACATACCAAAATTTCCTAAATCTAGTAGCATCCGAATCCAACGTTGTCATAGTTTCCGTGGACTACAGAACAGCCCCACAGTATCCTGTCCCTGCGTGTTTCCAAGATTCTTGGGACGCGATCATGTGGGCCATGCAACATGTTGATGGAAATGGACCCGAGTCATGGCTTAACGAGTACGCGGATTTTGGGAATGTATTTATGGCGGGAGATAGCGCGGGTGCAAATATCATCCACCACATGGCAATTCGGATCGGGTCAGAGGAACCGGATCGGGTTGTAAATCTTCGGGGTATTATGTTGCTTAATCCTTTTTTCTGGGGAAAGGATCGGATGAAATCAGAGGAAGAGCACCCATGGCAGAGTGTACTTGGTGATCTATGGATGCTTGCCCACCCGGAAACAAGTGGATTCGATGACCCGCTTATTAACCCGGATAAGGATCCGAAAGTGTCGGATCTTAAATGCCCGAGGGTATTAGTTTGTGTGGCAGGAATCGATATATTGAAAGATAGGGGGTTGTATTATAAGGATATTTTGGCTAAGAATGGATGGATTGGAGAAATTGAGGTTGTTGAGCACAAAGGTGAGGAccatttgtttttcttgtttaaaCCAACTAGTGAAAATGCTATTAATTTGCGCAAGAGGATTTCTACCTTCATCAATCATGCAAATGGTAATTAG